A stretch of DNA from Candidatus Pseudomonas phytovorans:
CGGCTCGATCGTCGCGGCCGGGCGCAATGGTTGCATCCTGCACTATCAGCAGAACGACGCCTCGCTCAAGGATGGCGACCTGGTACTGATCGACGCCGGTTGCGAAATCGACTGCTACGCCAGCGATATCACCCGTACCTTCCCGGTCAGCGGGCGTTTTTCGCCCGAGCAGAAGGCCATCTACGAGCTGGTGCTCAAGGCCCAGGCCGCAGCGTTTGCCGAAATCGCCCCGGGCAAGCACTGGAACCACGCTCACGAGGCGACCGTGAAGGTGATTACCGAAGGCCTGGTGGAACTGGGCCTGCTTAGTGGCGAGGTGCAGGCGCTGATCGACAGCGAGGCCTATCGCGCCTTCTACATGCACCGTGCCGGACACTGGCTGGGCATGGATGTACACGACGTGGGCGAGTACAAGGTGGGCGGCGAGTGGCGGGTGCTGGAGCCCGGCATGGCGCTGACCGTCGAGCCGGGTATCTACATAGGCGCCGACAATCAGGCCGTGGCCAAAAAATGGCGCGGCATTGGTGTAAGGATCGAGGACGACGTAGTGGTCACCAGGCAAGGTTGTGAAATCCTCACGTCGGGCGTGCCACGCACGGTCGCCGAGATCGAGGCGCTGATGCAGGCCGCTCGCAAGGACGCCGCATGAACCGCGTGAACCTGGCGATCATTGGCGGCGGCCTGGTGGGCGCAAGCCTGGCGTTGATCCTGCAGGCAGGGGCTAAGGCGCGGGGCTGGAAGATTCTGCTGATCGAGCCGTTCGCCCCCGGCGACAGCTTTCAGCCCAGCTACGATGCGCGCTCTTCGGCGTTGTCGTTCGGCACCCAGCAGATTTACCAGCAGCAGGGCCTGTGGCAGGCCATTGGCCGCCGTGCCGAGCCGATCCGGCAAATTCATGTATCCGACCGTGGCCGCTTCGGCTCCACCCGCCTGGATGCCGGGGAAGAAGGCGTGCCGGCGCTGGGCTACGTGGTGGAAAACGCCTGGCTTGGCCAATGCCTGTGGCAAGGGCTGGACAGCGACGTGGTGAGCTGGCGCTGCCCTGCAGAAGTGACCTCGATGCAGGCGATCGAAGGCGGTTACCGCCTGCAGCTGAATGACGATACCCAGCTGGAATGCGACCTGGCGGTACTGGCCGACGGTGGCCGTTCCGGCCTGCGCGAGCAGTTGGGCATCCACGTGCGCCACACGCCGTACCAGCAGAGCGCGTTGATCGCCAACATCACCCCGGGTGAGGCCCACGGTGGCCAGGCGTTCGAGCGCTTCACCGAAGAAGGCCCGATGGCGCTGCTGCCATTGCCGGATAACCGCTGCGCGCTGGTATGGACCCGTCAGGGTATGGATGCGCGGCGCTTGGCCGACATCGACGAGCGCAGTTTCCTGCGTGAGCTGCAAGGCGTGTTTGGCTATCGCTTGGGCGCATTGCGCCAGGTCGGTGCACGGCACCTTTACCCGCTGTCACTGATCGAGGCCCAGGAACAGGTGCGGCAGCACCTGGTGGTACTGGGCAATGCTGCGCACAGCCTGCACCCGATTGCCGGCCAGGGCTTCAACCTGTCGCTGCGCGATGTGCAGGCGCTGGCCGATGCGTTGCTGGCTGGCCCGCAGCAGCCTGGCGACCTGGCCACGCTGCAGGTTTACGCCCAGCGCCAGCGCTTGGACCAGGCCATGACCATCGGCTTTTCCGACCAGGTCACCCGCTTGTTCGGCAGCAATCAGCCATTGCTGGCCGCCGGGCGTAACCTTGGGCTGCTGGGGCTCGACCTGCTGCCGCCGGCCAAAAGCTGGTTCGCCCGCCAGGCCATGGGCCTGGGCACCCGCCCCGATCCGCGGGGTCAGGCATGAGCAACCCGCGTAAACTGGCACGTCGTGCGCGCATCTTGCGCTGGATGCTGAACCTCTACCCGCCGTATCTGGGGGCTGGCATCCGCGTGCAGTCCATCAGCCCTGACCTGCGCAGCGTCAAGGTGGCCATGAAGCTGACCCGCTGGAACCGCAACTATGTCGGTACCCAGTTCGGTGGCAGCCTGTATTCGATGGTCGACCCTTTCTACATGTTGCTGCTGATCGAGCAGTTGGGCCGCGACTATATCGTTTGGGACAAGGCCGCCAGCATCGATTTCATCTCGCCGGGTAAAGGCCCGGTGTACGCCGAATTCCACATTGATGACGCGCTGCTGGACGACATCCGCCAGCAGACCGCCACCGGCAAAAAGTGCCTGCCGCGATTGCAGGTCGATATCCGCGATGGCGCCGGCGAGCTGGTGGCGCGGGTCGATAAAACCCTATACGTGCGGCTCAAGCCGCAAGCGAGGCTGGCGTAAGGCATGGAAATGCGCGCAGATCTGTTGATTGTCGGTGCCGGTATGGTCGGCAGCGCACTGGCCCTGGCATTGCGCCACAGTGGCTTGCAAATCCTCTTGCTCGATGGCGGCCCGTTGTCGGTCAAGCCGTTCGATGCCCAGGCCCCTTTCGAGCCGCGTGTCAGCGCCCTGTCGGCAGCCAGCCAGCGCATCCTCGAACGCCTTGGCGCGTGGGACGGCATTGCCCGGCGGCGTGCCACGCCGTACTCCGACATGCATGTGTGGGATGGCAGCGGCACCGGGCAGATTCATTTCTCGGCCGCCAGCGTACACGCCCAGGTGCTTGGCCATATCGTCGAGAACCGGGTGGTGCAGGATGGCCTGTTGGAGCGCCTGCACGACAGCGACATCGGTCTGTTGCCCAGCGCGCGGCTGGAGCAGTTGCGTCGCTCGGGTGACGAGTGGTTGCTGACCTTGGCGGATGGCCGGCAACTGCGCGCACCGCTGGTGGTCGCCGCCGACGGTGCCAATTCGGCGGTGCGGCGCCTGGCGGGCTGCGAAACCCGCGAATGGGATTACCTGCACCATGCCATCGTCACCAGCGTGCGCTGCAGTGCCGGGCACCAGGGCACGGCCTGGCAGCGTTTCACCGATGAGGGGCCGTTGGCCTTCCTGCCGTTGACCCGCGATGGCCAGCAGGATTGGTGCTCGATTGTGTGGTCAACCACTCCGGAGCATGCCGAGCAGTTGATGGCGCTGGATGACACGGGTTTCCTGCAGGCCCTGGAACGGGCCTTCGAGGGGCGTTTGGGCGATGTTCTGCACGCCGACCCGCGGGTATGCGTGCCGCTGCGCCAGCGCCACGCCAAGCGTTATGTGGATGAAGGCCTGGCCTTGATCGGTGATGCCGCGCACACCATCCACCCGCTGGCGGGGCAGGGCGTGAACCTGGGCTTCCTCGATGCCGCAGTGCTGGCCGAGGTGCTGGTCAATGCCTGTGAGCGCGGTGAGCGGCTGGCAGATGTGAAGGTGCTGAGCCGTTACGAACGGCGGCGCATGCCGCACAATCTGGCGCTGATGGCGGCGATGGAGGGTTTTGAACGGTTGTTCCAGGCCAACCCGCTGCCGTTGCGCTGGTTGCGTAATAGCGGGTTGAAGCTGGTAGAGCAGATGCCCGAGGCCAAGGCGTTGTTTGTGCGCCAGGCGCTGGGTTTGAGTGGTGACTTGCCGGATCTGGCCAAAGCCTGAGATTGCCGGGGCCGCTTTGCGACCCTCTCTGCAACATCCGGTAACTGCTCAAAGGATGAGCTGGAAAATAGGATTCACTACCATTTGCACCTCTCATACGATCCGAGGAGTGCTTCACATGTTGCCACGCAAGCCCCTACTGGCCGCCCTGGCCCTGACCCTGTTCGGCGGCACTGCCCAAGCGGCGGACGAAGTGGTGGTGTACTCCTCGCGCATCGACGAGCTGATCAAGCCGGTGTTCGATGCCTACACCGCCAAGACTGGGGTGAAGATCAAGTTCATCACCGACAAGGAAGCCCCGCTGATGCAACGCATCAAGGCCGAGGGCGACAACGGCGTGGCCGACCTGCTGTTGACCGTCGATGCCGGCAACCTGTGGCAAGCCGAGCAGATGGGCATCCTGCAGCCGATCAAGTCCGACATCATTGACCAGAACATCCCGCCGCAGTACCGCGCTTCGTCCCATGACTGGACCGGCCTGAGCCTGCGCGCGCGTACCATCATCTACTCCACCGAACGGGTCAAGCCCGAGGAGTTGAGCACCTACGAAGCCTTGGCCGACAACCAGTGGGAAGGTCGTCTGTGCCTGCGCACGGCGAAAAAGGTGTACAACCAGTCGCTGACCGCCACCCTGATCGAGACCCATGGCGAAGCGAAGACCGAGCAAATCGTCAAAGGCTGGGTCAACAACCTGTCCACTGACGTGTTCTCCGACGACAACGCGGTGATTCAGGCCATCGAGGCCGGCCAGTGCGATGTGGGCGTGGTCAACACCTACTACTACGGCCGCCTGCACAAGCAGAACCCGAACCTGCCGGTGAAGATCTTCTGGCCCAACCAGGGTGACCGTGGCGTGCACGTCAACCTGTCGGGTATTGGCCTGACCAAGCATGCGCCACACCCGGAAGCGGCGAAAAAGCTGGTGGAGTGGATGACCGGCGAAGAAGCGCAAAAGCTGTTTGCCGACATCAACCAGGAGTTCCCGGCCAACCCGAAGGTCAAGCCATCGGAGGAAGTGGCGGCGTGGGGCAGCTTCAAGGCGGACAGCATCCCGGTGGAAATTGCCGGCAAGCGCCAGGCTGAAGCCATTCGCCTGATGGATCGGGCTGGCTACAACTAAGCGCCAGGCCTTATCCTTCCGGGGCCTTCAGAGGCCCCTTCGCGGGACAAGCCCGCTCCCACAGGACCTTCACAGGATCGATGCCTTGTGCAGTCCCTGTGGGAGCGGGCTTGTCCCGCGAACGACCGCGCAGCGGTCGCCATCGCAACCGAGAATCAAGCCTTGCCCCACACCCCCCAACGCCGCTGGTACCTCCCGGTCTCCCTGATCGCCGCCCTGGTGCTGCTGCCCCTGAGTGTTCTGCTGTTGTCCTGGCAGTCGATCGATACGCAGATCTGGTCGCACCTGCTCGACACCCAGATGAGCCGCCTGCTCGGCAACACCCTGACGCTGGTGGTTGGCGTGGGCATCGGCGTTACCGTGCTCGGTGTGAGCCTGGCCTGGCTCACCAGCCTCTGCGAGTTCCCCGGCCGGCGCTGGCTGGACTGGGCGCTGATGCTGCCGTTCGCCATCCCGGCCTATGTGCTGGCGTTCGTCTTTGTCGGCCTGCTGGACTTCGCCGGCCCGGTGCAAACCGCCCTGCGCGAAGTGTTCGGGCCGATGCGCCTGCCACGGGTGCGTTCCACCGGCGGGGTGATCATTGTGCTGGTGCTGGTGTTCTATCCCTACGTCTACCTGCTGGCGCGCACTGCGTTCCTGGCCCAAGGCAAAGGCCTGATGGAGGCCGCACGGGTGCTGGGCCTTTCTCCTTTGCAGGCATTCTGGCGCGTGGCCATACCCATGGCGAGGCCGGCCATCGGCGCCGGCATTGCCCTGGCCTTGATGGAAACCCTGGCCGACTTCGGTGCGGTGGCGGTATTCAACTTCGATACCTTCACCACGGCCATCTACAAGACCTGGTACGGCTTCTTCAGCCTGTCCAGCGCGGCCCAACTGGCAAGCTTGCTCTTGCTGGCAGTGATGCTGGTGTTGTACGGCGAGCGTCGCGCCCGGGGTGCCAGCCGCAGCGGCAACGAGCGGCCGCGTGCGCAGGCGCTGTACCACCTGCGCGGGCTCAAGGCGCTGCTGGCCAGTGGCTGGTGCCTGCTCGTGTTTGCCTGCGCCTTCGTCATCCCGCTGCTGCAGTTGCTGGCATGGTTCTGGCAACGCGGCCGACATGACCTGGACGAGCGCTATGTCGGCCTGGTCCTGCATACCCTGTACCTGGGCAGCATGGCGGCACTGGTCACGGTGAGTGTGGCACTGCTGCTGGCCTTCGCCCGGCGCCAGGCGCCGACGAGTGGTATCCGCGCCGGGGTCGGCCTGGCCAATCTGGGCTATGCCTTGCCCGGTTCGGTGCTGGCAGTGTCGATCATGCTGGCCTTCAGTTACCTCGATAACCACGTGGTCATCCCGTTTTCCAGCTGGTTGGGCGGGGCAGGCAAGCCGCTGCTGCTGGGCAGCCTTGCGGCCTTGCTGCTGGCCTACCTGGTGCGTTTCATCGCCGTGGCCTACGGGCCGCTGGAGAGCAGCCTGGAGCGCATTCGCCCGTCTCTGCCCGAGGCTTCGCGCAGCCTGGGTGTCAGTGGCCCGAGATTGTTTTTCAAGGTGTATCTGCCGCTGCTGGTGCCCGGCGCCCTCAGCGCCGCCCTGCTGGTATTCGTCGACGTGCTCAAGGAGATGCCGGCCACCTTGCTGATGCGACCGTTCGGCTGGGACACCTTGGCGGTACGGGTGTTCGAGATGACCAGCGAGGGCGAATGGGCACGTGCCTCGCTGCCCGCATTGACGCTGGTGCTGGTGGGCCTGCTGCCGGTCATCGGCCTGATCCACCGTTCGGCACGTCGACCCGGTCAAAGTCACTGAGGGTGCCAGCCAGCGTCCTTGCGGCTACAATGCGCGGCATTCGCGCGGTGGGTCCTACAAGAAGAGCTGACGATTAAACGTCATCGACCACCGCCGCTTCGCCACGCCCGGAAGGAGAAACCCATGGGACAGCGCACGCTTTTGTATGACCTGCACCTGGCGCTTGGCGCCAAAACGGTCGATTTTGGCGGCTGGGATATGCCCCTGCACTATGGCTCGCAGGTCGAGGAGCACCACCAGGTGCGCACCGACTGCGGCGTCTTCGATGTTTCCCACATGACGGTGATCGATGTCGACGGCACTGATGCCACCGCTTGGCTGCAGCGCCTGTTGGCCAACGACGTGGCCCGCCTCGACGACACCGGCAAGGCGCTGTACAGCCCGCTGCTGCACGAACAGGGCGGGGTGATTGATGACCTGATCGCCTATCGCACGGAGACCGGCTACCGCCTGGTCACCAACGCGGCCACCCGGGCCAAGGTGCTCGACTGGCTGCAGCTGCAGCGTGCCGGTTTTGCCGTGGACTTCCAGGTCCGCCCGGATCTGGCCATTCTCGCCATCCAGGGCCCGCGTGCCCGCGAAAAGGTCGCAGCGCTGCTCAGCCCTGCGCGCGCAGCGCTGATTCGCGAGCTGCGCCCGTTTGAAGGCGTCGCCGAAGGTGACTGGTTCATTGCCCGCACCGGGTATACCGGCGAAGACGGCCTGGAGATCATCTTCCC
This window harbors:
- a CDS encoding 2-octaprenyl-3-methyl-6-methoxy-1,4-benzoquinol hydroxylase, coding for MRADLLIVGAGMVGSALALALRHSGLQILLLDGGPLSVKPFDAQAPFEPRVSALSAASQRILERLGAWDGIARRRATPYSDMHVWDGSGTGQIHFSAASVHAQVLGHIVENRVVQDGLLERLHDSDIGLLPSARLEQLRRSGDEWLLTLADGRQLRAPLVVAADGANSAVRRLAGCETREWDYLHHAIVTSVRCSAGHQGTAWQRFTDEGPLAFLPLTRDGQQDWCSIVWSTTPEHAEQLMALDDTGFLQALERAFEGRLGDVLHADPRVCVPLRQRHAKRYVDEGLALIGDAAHTIHPLAGQGVNLGFLDAAVLAEVLVNACERGERLADVKVLSRYERRRMPHNLALMAAMEGFERLFQANPLPLRWLRNSGLKLVEQMPEAKALFVRQALGLSGDLPDLAKA
- the ubiH gene encoding 2-octaprenyl-6-methoxyphenyl hydroxylase, with product MNRVNLAIIGGGLVGASLALILQAGAKARGWKILLIEPFAPGDSFQPSYDARSSALSFGTQQIYQQQGLWQAIGRRAEPIRQIHVSDRGRFGSTRLDAGEEGVPALGYVVENAWLGQCLWQGLDSDVVSWRCPAEVTSMQAIEGGYRLQLNDDTQLECDLAVLADGGRSGLREQLGIHVRHTPYQQSALIANITPGEAHGGQAFERFTEEGPMALLPLPDNRCALVWTRQGMDARRLADIDERSFLRELQGVFGYRLGALRQVGARHLYPLSLIEAQEQVRQHLVVLGNAAHSLHPIAGQGFNLSLRDVQALADALLAGPQQPGDLATLQVYAQRQRLDQAMTIGFSDQVTRLFGSNQPLLAAGRNLGLLGLDLLPPAKSWFARQAMGLGTRPDPRGQA
- a CDS encoding extracellular solute-binding protein, producing MLPRKPLLAALALTLFGGTAQAADEVVVYSSRIDELIKPVFDAYTAKTGVKIKFITDKEAPLMQRIKAEGDNGVADLLLTVDAGNLWQAEQMGILQPIKSDIIDQNIPPQYRASSHDWTGLSLRARTIIYSTERVKPEELSTYEALADNQWEGRLCLRTAKKVYNQSLTATLIETHGEAKTEQIVKGWVNNLSTDVFSDDNAVIQAIEAGQCDVGVVNTYYYGRLHKQNPNLPVKIFWPNQGDRGVHVNLSGIGLTKHAPHPEAAKKLVEWMTGEEAQKLFADINQEFPANPKVKPSEEVAAWGSFKADSIPVEIAGKRQAEAIRLMDRAGYN
- a CDS encoding DUF4442 domain-containing protein, whose amino-acid sequence is MSNPRKLARRARILRWMLNLYPPYLGAGIRVQSISPDLRSVKVAMKLTRWNRNYVGTQFGGSLYSMVDPFYMLLLIEQLGRDYIVWDKAASIDFISPGKGPVYAEFHIDDALLDDIRQQTATGKKCLPRLQVDIRDGAGELVARVDKTLYVRLKPQARLA
- a CDS encoding iron ABC transporter permease; the encoded protein is MPHTPQRRWYLPVSLIAALVLLPLSVLLLSWQSIDTQIWSHLLDTQMSRLLGNTLTLVVGVGIGVTVLGVSLAWLTSLCEFPGRRWLDWALMLPFAIPAYVLAFVFVGLLDFAGPVQTALREVFGPMRLPRVRSTGGVIIVLVLVFYPYVYLLARTAFLAQGKGLMEAARVLGLSPLQAFWRVAIPMARPAIGAGIALALMETLADFGAVAVFNFDTFTTAIYKTWYGFFSLSSAAQLASLLLLAVMLVLYGERRARGASRSGNERPRAQALYHLRGLKALLASGWCLLVFACAFVIPLLQLLAWFWQRGRHDLDERYVGLVLHTLYLGSMAALVTVSVALLLAFARRQAPTSGIRAGVGLANLGYALPGSVLAVSIMLAFSYLDNHVVIPFSSWLGGAGKPLLLGSLAALLLAYLVRFIAVAYGPLESSLERIRPSLPEASRSLGVSGPRLFFKVYLPLLVPGALSAALLVFVDVLKEMPATLLMRPFGWDTLAVRVFEMTSEGEWARASLPALTLVLVGLLPVIGLIHRSARRPGQSH
- the gcvT gene encoding glycine cleavage system aminomethyltransferase GcvT translates to MGQRTLLYDLHLALGAKTVDFGGWDMPLHYGSQVEEHHQVRTDCGVFDVSHMTVIDVDGTDATAWLQRLLANDVARLDDTGKALYSPLLHEQGGVIDDLIAYRTETGYRLVTNAATRAKVLDWLQLQRAGFAVDFQVRPDLAILAIQGPRAREKVAALLSPARAALIRELRPFEGVAEGDWFIARTGYTGEDGLEIIFPGDQAVAFFNDLVGAGIAPSGLGARDTLRLEAGMNLYGQDIDEAHTPLTSNLGWSIAWEPAERDFIGRAGLLAEIEHGVQEKLVGLVLEERGVLRAHQVVRVAGIGEGEITSGSFSPTLSKSIALARVPMATGDRAEVEIRGKWYPVRVVKPTFVRHGKILI